A window of the Eremothecium cymbalariae DBVPG#7215 chromosome 5, complete sequence genome harbors these coding sequences:
- a CDS encoding uncharacterized protein (similar to Ashbya gossypii AFL213W), giving the protein MPNISERPLTYKKPTLEDVDPTSNYIPAAVRDKISHESYEVLTRVRKFIDMECLTKDKEYLRELGENGYDVEGSELVRRLRARVDELGLGDLYVNIQRIENKEPFYENRLSVLEYCVVSFFFGKSVLAQAVMQTHCSVVNVGTMELLLRYGTPEQLAENLSPMVTNNWTSSFMVSEQGISSSDALNVVTRCQFNEGKGTMTLNGSKWFATSVEDEKCHLWLVLCLTEAEEGNIYKKHSIVLLDKTAMLHKGITFKRIETGGPSSMTDSNKYYNVYFNNVEVPLNVLGPRGEGFSMVQRRSSVAKLYQCMKLCGMGQESLRLAQLHAAKHKVFGSKLQKTDTFKTDVANWKIKIETCKLLCCNAAVKCQVEGLKQARDDISMAKIVTPREMSNLVDWSIQIHGALGLCPLESPLMSMWQTCRSTRINDGPDEALLSQLGKLEITNFTKSQKTWDDELSRMKFS; this is encoded by the coding sequence ATGCCAAATATATCAGAGAGGCCTTTAACTTATAAGAAGCCTACGTTGGAAGATGTGGATCCTACCTCTAATTATATTCCAGCTGCAGTGAGAGATAAGATATCGCATGAATCGTATGAGGTGCTAACAAGGGTTCGGAAGTTTATTGATATGGAATGCTTGACTAAGGATAAGGAATATTTGAGGGAGTTGGGCGAGAATGGCTATGATGTAGAGGGAAGTGAGTTGGTACGGAGGCTCAGAGCAAGGGTAGACGAGCTAGGGTTGGGGGATTTGTATGTGAATATACAACGGATCGAGAATAAGGAACCATTTTACGAAAACCGGCTCAGCGTTTTAGAATATTGCGTGGTGAGTTTTTTCTTCGGCAAGTCGGTCTTGGCGCAGGCGGTAATGCAGACGCATTGTTCTGTCGTGAATGTAGGGACGATGGAATTATTATTACGATATGGTACACCGGAACAACTCGCCGAGAATCTTAGTCCGATGGTGACGAATAATTGGACTTCTAGTTTTATGGTGAGCGAGCAAGGGATATCAAGTTCTGATGCACTTAATGTGGTGACTAGATGTCAGTTCAATGAGGGGAAGGGTACGATGACATTGAACGGGTCAAAATGGTTTGCGACGTCAGTGGAGGATGAAAAATGTCATTTATGGTTGGTCTTGTGTCTCACAGAAGCTGAAGAAGGGAATATTTACAAGAAACATTCTATAGTTCTTCTCGATAAAACGGCAATGTTGCACAAGGGCATTACATTCAAGCGCATAGAAACCGGAGGACCTAGCTCGATGACGGATAgcaataaatattataacGTATATTTTAACAACGTAGAGGTACCACTTAATGTTCTTGGTCCGCGTGGAGAAGGCTTTTCAATGGTACAACGCCGATCAAGTGTCGCCAAATTGTACCAATGCATGAAGCTCTGTGGGATGGGGCAAGAGTCCTTGCGATTAGCGCAGTTGCATGCAGCTAAGCACAAAGTTTTTGGATCCAAGTTACAAAAAACAGATACATTCAAAACCGATGTTGccaattggaaaataaaaatagaAACTTGTAAACTACTCTGTTGTAATGCAGCTGTGAAGTGTCAGGTTGAAGGATTGAAGCAAGCACGAGATGATATTTCAATGGCCAAGATAGTCACCCCAAGGGAGATGAGCAACTTGGTCGACTGGTCTATTCAAATTCATGGAGCACTGGGTTTATGTCCTTTAGAGTCACCGTTAATGAGCATGTGGCAAACCTGCCGGTCCACCAGGATTAATGACGGTCCTGATGAAGCATTATTGTCTCAACTGGGCAAGCTGGAAATTACAAATTTTACCAAATCCCAAAAAACCTGGGATGATGAATTATCAAGAATGAAATTTTCatga
- the MTC1 gene encoding DUF5427 domain-containing protein MTC1 (similar to Ashbya gossypii AFL210C) has product MVVGTRKSTEADDVLEFLESLPEGTPKGNNTPSANAASSGEKDEDILDFLDELEQSNLPVEGKRKSNPSSKSSQSSKNASEPRPVGGGEGQDENVQDEQKKEAQPLKESGTEEESLNDPITSISNWWSSSGQATVSNIWSKTTERATQLKDRITQEQQDITTKLNQNPVASKIANANSNMLSELTSRLTKFVVGDTEEVLRIHVVHDLVNFHELSYQIESQFDKVLSSQVQGGVRIFVDQWDRPNEAVTPANDRNVCQLNLFQGKPTDGDKLCRANLENAIKLFQKAMDESRKQRNIRNTEAGNEEESRISDVFIGILVVGQQPKHGSENVVDSTHAGSFNFTVALRDISNDVSLIVRSQGFPIRWVDWLEGNAKLNKSDDQEQLEGVLYPSEWVKDWIDQRSRLSYRCVGPELRH; this is encoded by the coding sequence ATGGTGGTAGGCACACGTAAGTCTACTGAGGCAGATGATGTGCTCgaatttttggaatctttACCGGAGGGTACACCGAAGGGTAATAATACTCCCAGCGCAAATGCTGCCTCTAGTGGAGAGAAGGACGAAGACATATTAGATTTTTTGGATGAATTGGAGCAGAGTAATCTGCCAGTTGAAGGGAAAAGGAAGTCAAATCCGAGTTCAAAATCCTCGCagtcttcaaaaaatgctaGTGAACCAAGGCCAGTTGGCGGAGGTGAGGGTCAGGATGAGAATGTGCAGGATGAGcagaaaaaagaagcacAGCCATTGAAAGAAAGTGGAACAGAAGAGGAATCCTTGAATGATCCTATTACGTCAATTTCGAACTGGTGGTCTTCAAGTGGGCAGGCAACAGTGTCGAACATTTGGTCCAAGACTACTGAACGTGCCACGCAGTTGAAGGATCGTATAACACAAGAACAGCAGGACATAACCACAAAGCTTAACCAGAACCCTGTTGCATCCAAAATAGCCAATGCCAATTCCAATATGCTTTCGGAATTGACCAGTCGGTTGACgaagtttgttgttggtgatactgaagaagttttacGGATTCATGTTGTCCATGACTTGGTTAATTTCCATGAGTTGTCGTACCAGATTGAGTCGCAATTTGACAAAGTTTTGAGTTCTCAAGTGCAAGGTGGTGTCAGGATATTTGTTGATCAATGGGACCGTCCTAACGAGGCAGTGACACCTGCAAATGACAGAAACGTATGCCAATTGAATTTATTTCAAGGGAAACCTACTGACGGAGACAAACTGTGTCGTGCCAATTTGGAAAACGCAATCAAGCTGTTCCAGAAGGCGATGGACGAGTCCAGAAAACAACGCAATATTCGTAATACTGAGGCTGGcaacgaagaagaaagcagAATAAGTGACGTATTCATAGGTATACTGGTGGTAGGCCAGCAACCCAAACATGGATCGGAAAATGTTGTAGATTCTACTCACGCTGGCAGTTTCAACTTTACTGTCGCGTTAAGAGATATATCCAATGATGTATCGCTCATTGTCAGGTCACAGGGCTTCCCAATTAGGTGGGTAGATTGGCTAGAAGGTAATGCTAAGTTGAATAAAAGTGATGACCAAGAACAATTGGAAGGTGTCTTGTATCCAAGTGAGTGGGTAAAAGATTGGATCGACCAAAGGTCTAGACTTAGCTATCGGTGTGTTGGCCCAGAATTACGTCATTGA
- the ALB1 gene encoding Alb1p (similar to Ashbya gossypii AFL209W), whose protein sequence is MPSKNSINRPKQKINLQHKVRSNAAKRLAREKAGLLAPPRSSTASKSGQARSIPWELYKGESVERGPMTTKTLSKKRAKKIERNLRYVEQRKLLIDIQAAKESGMEIDDSSVKVAKVQKKGAIEKVKECMWSVLEDTTTQGFTLHTGTGTTLGGPYFP, encoded by the coding sequence ATGCCGTCTAAGAATTCCATTAACAGGCctaaacaaaaaataaatttacAGCACAAGGTGCGCAGCAATGCGGCCAAGAGATTGGCACGTGAGAAGGCAGGGTTGTTAGCTCCACCAAGATCCAGTACAGCTTCGAAATCGGGGCAGGCCAGGTCGATTCCATGGGAGTTGTACAAGGGAGAGTCGGTGGAACGTGGTCCAATGACGACAAAAACCCTTTCGAAGAAGCGTGCTAAGAAGATTGAGAGGAATCTGAGGTACGTTGAACAGAGAAAGCTGCTGATCGATATTCAAGCTGCCAAGGAATCTGGAATGGAAATCGATGACAGTTCTGTGAAGGTAGCTAAAGTGCAGAAGAAGGGTGCTATAGAGAAAGTGAAGGAGTGCATGTGGAGTGTGTTGGAAGATACGACTACCCAAGGTTTTACTTTACACACCGGGACTGGTACCACTTTAGGAGGTCCGTATTTTCCATAG
- the SPT10 gene encoding Spt10p (similar to Ashbya gossypii AFL215C) → MIFRNSETMSNAVSHGSDEERQDLEAYLTPLQPHTILLKDGETTATMYPIRANPDLLPLGLLAFLLDEFNMEVEKGDSFPYYEPLNLEDFGKIWFHTHGIVCVMVLGEIPELDYSLELSEEARQHQNDLLQQQGFTTGRNTMQYLKRKERRNLNLNIQWEKQCLGAFNLIPAYPGRSSHVVTGTFLVNAGIRGKGIGRTLVERFLDWAPQLGFTSCCFPLVYGTNVGIRRILESSNFKRIGKLPEAGILKGYDSPIDSFIYGKEFTHVSKQIDALNSARNDSIKAKYERLKFYLETSEYPASCSRNEKARLRVMSKTHSILNGKLMFKGREVVYEPQRQLEIAYETHAVDHQGINRVTSKVAERYHWKGIKQSVGKVISTCSKCQDHAGNTESHFSGTGIIVDTTEPENQTHLIVHSHTNDNLNRVTEVVGSFQNDEQSRFQDERYKDPTLEDESLHRVKSYKTGSQLRRIRFGLQTGKERVVTKRLTSNEGSMNSFTRYAEEQRKQQQQQHQKSQPQSQQQLSGKKRLRYADITSDIIRSEQSHNDSDPGTALLEESTPNMVDHALMHLEDNVIAAVEAVQKEQQEHEMRRKQHADVEEKSSGNDEEDDPSFNPDDSGYY, encoded by the coding sequence ATGATATTTCGAAACTCAGAAACAATGTCTAATGCAGTGAGCCATGGTAGCGATGAGGAGCGCCAAGATCTGGAGGCATATTTAACACCATTGCAACCACATACCATCTTGTTGAAGGACGGAGAAACAACGGCTACTATGTATCCTATTAGAGCAAATCCGGACTTGTTGCCATTGGGTTTACTTGCATTTTTGCTTGATGAGTTTAACATGGAGGTAGAAAAAGGCGACAGTTTCCCATATTATGAACCTTTAAACTTGGAAGATTTTGGCAAGATATGGTTCCATACTCATGGCATCGTTTGTGTGATGGTTTTAGGTGAGATACCAGAGTTAGATTATTCTTTAGAGTTGAGTGAAGAGGCGAGGCAGCATCAAAATGATTtattgcagcagcaaggtTTCACAACCGGCAGAAACACAATGCAGTATTTGAAACgaaaagagagaagaaacCTAAATCTGAACATTCAATGGGAGAAGCAGTGTTTGGGAGCCTTCAATCTAATACCAGCATATCCAGGGAGGTCTTCTCATGTTGTTACTGGTACGTTCCTGGTTAATGCAGGTATCAGAGGAAAAGGTATTGGAAGGACCTTGGTTGAAAGGTTCCTCGATTGGGCACCCCAATTGGGATTTACATCGTGTTGTTTTCCTCTTGTTTATGGCACAAATGTTGGAATCAGGAGGATTCTTGAGTCCTCGAATTTTAAGAGAATAGGAAAGCTCCCAGAGGCAGGGATTCTGAAGGGATACGATTCACCCATCGattcttttatttatgGTAAAGAGTTTACACACGTTTCAAAACAGATCGATGCGTTAAATTCAGCTCGCAATGACTCAATAAAGGCTAAATATGAAAGACTTAAGTTTTACCTGGAAACTAGTGAATATCCTGCTTCTTGTAGTCGAAATGAAAAGGCACGTCTAAGGGTAATGTCCAAAACGCACTCTATACTTAATGGCAAACTGATGTTCAAAGGGCGTGAAGTGGTTTACGAACCTCAGAGACAGTTGGAAATTGCCTACGAAACTCACGCTGTAGACCACCAGGGTATTAACCGCGTTACATCAAAGGTCGCAGAAAGGTATCATTGGAAGGGAATCAAGCAATCCGTAGGGAAAGTTATTAGCACCTGTTCCAAGTGCCAGGACCATGCTGGAAATACAGAAAGCCACTTCAGTGGTACGGGTATTATAGTTGATACAACAGAGCCTGAGAACCAAACGCACCTCATTGTGCATTCACATACCAATGATAATTTAAATAGAGTTACAGAAGTTGTTGGATCCTTTCAAAACGATGAGCAAAGCAGATTTCAGGACGAACGATATAAAGATCCAACCCTAGAGGATGAGTCACTTCACAGGGTTAAGTCATATAAGACTGGTAGTCAACTTCGAAGGATAAGGTTTGGATTGCAAACAGGAAAAGAACGAGTAGTTACCAAACGTTTAACAAGCAATGAGGGATCAATGAATAGCTTCACCAGATATGCTGAAGAACAAAGgaagcaacagcaacagcaacatcaAAAATCACAGCCCCAATCCCAACAGCAGCTGTCGGGCAAGAAGCGTTTAAGATACGCAGATATTACATCCGACATAATACGATCCGAGCAGTCCCACAATGACAGTGATCCAGGGACGGCATTATTAGAAGAATCCACCCCCAATATGGTTGATCATGCACTTATGCATCTTGAAGATAACGTGATAGCTGCTGTGGAGGCCGTTCAAAAAGAACAGCAAGAACACGAAATGAGAAGAAAGCAGCATGCTGACGTTGAAGAAAAGTCTAGTGGaaatgatgaggaagatgacCCATCATTCAACCCAGATGATAGCGGGTACTATTAG
- the RPE1 gene encoding ribulose-phosphate 3-epimerase RPE1 (similar to Ashbya gossypii AFL208C): protein MVKPIIAPSILASDFANLECGCHRVIKAGADWLHIDVMDGHFVPNITLGPPIVKSLREVVPRPGAEGLEKPRAFFDCHMMVEDPEKWVDTFVENGADQFTFHYEATKDPLGLVKKIKSRGIRAACAVKPGTPVDVLYELAPFLDMALVMTVEPGFGGQKFMAEMMPKVKALRSMFPALDIQVDGGLSKDTIPQASKAGANVIVAGTSVFTAKDPEDVISFMKNTVRADLSAQGYLDE, encoded by the coding sequence ATGGTTAAGCCCATCATTGCGCCCAGTATATTAGCATCTGATTTCGCCAACCTAGAGTGTGGATGCCATAGGGTGATTAAGGCCGGTGCGGATTGGCTTCATATTGATGTGATGGACGGCCATTTTGTGCCTAACATCACATTGGGTCCTCCTATCGTCAAGTCATTGCGTGAAGTTGTGCCAAGACCCGGAGCTGAGGGGTTGGAGAAGCCCAGGGCGTTTTTCGATTGCCACATGATGGTTGAGGATCCAGAAAAGTGGGTTGATACGTTTGTGGAGAATGGCGCAGACCAGTTTACTTTCCATTACGAAGCCACTAAGGATCCATTAGGATTGGTCAAGAAGATCAAGTCAAGGGGTATACGTGCTGCATGTGCGGTCAAGCCGGGAACGCCTGTGGATGTGTTGTATGAATTGGCACCGTTCTTGGATATGGCGTTGGTCATGACAGTGGAGCCTGGGTTTGGCGGCCAGAAGTTCATGGCTGAAATGATGCCTAAAGTGAAAGCGTTGCGAAGCATGTTTCCAGCGTTAGATATTCAAGTGGACGGGGGTTTGAGTAAAGACACAATACCTCAGGCATCTAAGGCGGGGGCAAATGTAATCGTCGCAGGGACCAGTGTGTTCACCGCAAAGGATCCGGAGGATGTGATTTCTTTTATGAAGAATACTGTAAGAGCTGATCTTTCTGCTCAAGGGTACCTGGACGAATGA
- the FMP46 gene encoding putative redox protein (similar to Ashbya gossypii AFL211W) — protein MSLLRTLQHQQRVITVFACNAGKIGSSDIMLKLNYEPSYNYKVQVTSTFPTRDQLVYMSRVGHRTLKKQIPTVSELMTESSFNSVFGSTLNECFKRGIWKDSDSCLWVDWEKEKMGLGLVSLRDTLAAAGEE, from the coding sequence ATGTCGCTGCTCAGGACGTTACAGCATCAACAACGTGTGATTACTGTCTTCGCCTGTAATGCAGGAAAGATCGGTAGTTCGGATATCATGTTGAAGTTAAATTACGAACCTTCATATAATTATAAGGTGCAGGTCACCAGTACCTTCCCTACACGCGATCAGCTAGTCTACATGAGTCGTGTGGGGCATAGgactttgaagaagcagattCCGACTGTTTCTGAATTGATGACGGAATCGTCGTTCAATTCTGTCTTCGGCAGTACCCTGAATGAATGTTTCAAGCGTGGAATATGGAAAGACAGCGATTCGTGCCTTTGGGTTGATTGGGAAAAGGAGAAGATGGGTCTTGGGTTAGTTTCTTTACGAGACACGCTTGCAGCGGCGGGTGAAGAATGA
- the LSM1 gene encoding Lsm1p (similar to Ashbya gossypii AFL212C), whose translation MSQSKISEGEADLYLDQYNFTTTAAIVGSVDRKIFVLLRDGRMLFGVLRTFDQYANLILQHCVERIYITEENQYAECERGVFMVRGENVVMLGEIDIDKEDKPLELMEKVPFEDAQRFKDRYNEEKFKIETQKTKELARFGLINDFHKSDMY comes from the coding sequence ATGTCACAAAGCAAGATATCAGAGGGCGAAGCAGACTTGTACTTGGACCAGTACAACTTCACTACAACAGCTGCAATTGTTGGGTCTGTAGATAGAAAGATATTTGTTCTTTTACGTGATGGTAGGATGTTGTTTGGAGTCCTTAGAACATTTGACCAGTATGCGAATTTGATTCTCCAGCACTGTGTTGAAAGAATATACATTACTGAGGAAAATCAGTATGCTGAATGTGAGCGTGGCGTTTTCATGGTTCGTGGCGAAAATGTGGTTATGTTAGGAGAGATTGATATCGATAAGGAAGATAAACCTTTGGAGTTAATGGAAAAGGTTCCCTTTGAGGATGCGCAGAGGTTCAAGGATCGGTACAACGAGGAAAAGTTCAAGATAGAGACTCAGAAAACTAAAGAATTGGCGAGGTTTGGGTTAATTAATGATTTCCACAAATCGGATATGTATTAG
- the NAP1 gene encoding histone chaperone NAP1 (similar to Ashbya gossypii AEL109W), whose amino-acid sequence MASPIKTKNQIDGAPTPQNTPASILKDSYLKNGNPLLDAEQQQSIRVPPTINEEEINAALAKNPQLLATIQGKLGSLLGQDSGYISSLPKRVKERIFALKKLQQDIFQLEKQFQLEMFELEHKYLQKYAPLHDRRAALVKGTSEPTAAEIEIGKEIDAENERSVFSQGEEAEDNDYNDNEHDEETDQKGIPSFWLTTLENLPMISQTITDRDAEVLDYLTNVSMEYLTEGKPGFKLLFEFEKNPFFSDNVLTKTYYYQPELGYSGDFIYDHAEGTQINWASTDLNVTVLVEKRKQRNKTTKQVRTIEKITPIESFFNFFDPPSVPAAEDKPSDTAADLEEDGEDEDEVSELESRLALDYAIGEEIKDKLIPRAVDWFTGIAREFDYDDDDEDEDDYDDDDYDDEDDNEPIEEEDEEQHNHAAEDSEEDDFAKTVKDEQPSECKQS is encoded by the coding sequence ATGGCCTCTCCTATTAAGACAAAGAACCAAATTGATGGTGCCCCAACCCCCCAGAACACCCCAGCGAGTATCTTGAAGGACtcttatttgaaaaatggcAACCCGCTGTTGGACGcagagcagcagcaatcGATCCGTGTGCCCCCCACCATcaacgaagaagaaatcaacGCTGCTTTGGCCAAGAATCCGCAGCTACTTGCCACAATCCAGGGTAAATTGGGGTCTCTGTTAGGGCAGGACTCCGGTTACATATCTTCTTTGCCCAAACGTGTCAAGGAGAGAATCTTTGCTCTGAAAAAACTGCAGCAGGACATATTCCAGCTGGAAAAACAATTCCAGCTGGAAATGTTCGAGCTGGAACACAAGTACCTGCAGAAATATGCTCCTTTGCACGACCGCCGTGCTGCCTTAGTCAAGGGTACCTCCGAACCCACCGCCGCTGAAATCGAAATTGGCAAGGAAATCGATGCCGAAAACGAACGATCTGTCTTCTCCCAGGGAGAAGAAGCGGAGGACAACGACTACAACGACAACGAACACGACGAAGAGACCGACCAGAAGGGCATCCCGTCGTTCTGGCTGACCACCCTGGAAAACCTGCCAATGATATCCCAGACGATTACCGACCGAGATGCAGAAGTCTTGGACTACCTGACCAACGTCTCCATGGAGTATCTAACCGAGGGGAAACCCGGCTTCAAACTGCTCTTCGAATTCGAAAAGAACCCTTTCTTCTCCGACAACGTCCTCACTAAAACCTACTACTACCAGCCCGAACTGGGCTACTCGGGCGACTTCATCTACGACCACGCGGAGGGCACCCAGATCAACTGGGCTTCCACCGACCTGAACGTCACCGTGCTTGTGGAAAAACGCAAACAGCGCAACAAAACCACCAAGCAGGTCCGCACAATCGAAAAAATAACCCCCATAGaatccttcttcaacttcttcgACCCACCCTCCGTGCCTGCCGCCGAGGACAAGCCCTCCGACACAGCCGCCGACCTCGAGGAAGACGGggaagatgaggatgaggtCTCCGAACTGGAGTCCCGTCTGGCCCTGGACTACGCAATCGGCGAGGAAATCAAAGACAAGCTGATCCCAAGAGCGGTGGACTGGTTCACAGGCATAGCCCGCGAGTTCGACtacgacgacgacgacgaagacgaagacgaCTACGACGATGACGACTAcgacgatgaagatgacaATGAGCCCatcgaagaagaagacgaagaaCAACACAACCACGCCGCCGAAGACTCTGAAGAAGACGACTTCGCCAAAACCGTAAAAGATGAGCAGCCCTCAGAATGCAAACAATCCTAG
- the GCD14 gene encoding tRNA 1-methyladenosine methyltransferase subunit GCD14 (similar to Ashbya gossypii AFL214C), which translates to MWNYNEYKDVIEDGDVVLIWVSRDNVKPIKISSGGVFNTRYGSFKHDEMIGKEYGSQIAVRTKSSKRFGFIHVLQATPELWTQSLPHRTQIVYTPDSSYIMQRLKCGPLSRVIEAGTGSGSFSHAFARSAGRVFSYEFHEVRYEQALKEFQEHGLVVGGNVTVTHRDVCQGGFEIRCGDKTSYEFGKGAEGGELVELRANCIFLDLPAPWDAIPHLGAVIARDERVGMCCFSPCIEQVDKTLEVLEKYGWGDVEMVEIQGRQYESRRQMVRRLDDALERLRDVKKRKQQGVERRKRLCEQLVSGEEIDGDVRPSTLKTGYNPFGKGSRVKEGDGKFEWKQVAKIESEIKSHTSYLTFAFKIVDKTRDEKQAHEVLEEFKDFNPNVKATSKRQEKRQVQQSVSPEISSTKLVKTSQK; encoded by the coding sequence ATGTGGAATTACAACGAGTATAAGGATGTGATTGAGGATGGTGATGTGGTGTTAATATGGGTTTCACGGGATAACGTTAAACCAATCAAGATTTCCAGTGGGGGGGTTTTTAATACTAGGTATGGGTCCTTTAAGCACGATGAGATGATTGGGAAGGAGTATGGGTCGCAGATAGCGGTTCGCACGAAAAGTAGTAAACGGTTTGGGTTTATCCATGTGTTGCAGGCGACTCCAGAGTTGTGGACGCAGTCTTTACCCCATCGGACACAAATTGTGTATACTCCGGACTCGTCGTATATTATGCAGCGGTTGAAGTGTGGGCCTCTGTCGCGGGTGATTGAAGCGGGGACTGGTTCAGGATCGTTTTCTCATGCGTTTGCGAGGAGTGCTGGACGGGTGTTCAGTTATGAATTTCACGAGGTTCGGTATGAACAGGCGTTGAAGGAATTTCAAGAGCATGGATTGGTTGTGGGTGGTAATGTGACAGTGACACATAGAGATGTATGCCAGGGTGGATTCGAGATTAGATGCGGGGATAAGACGTCGTATGAGTTTGGCAAGGGGGCCGAGGGGGGAGAGCTGGTCGAGTTGAGGGCCAATTGTATCTTTTTGGATCTTCCAGCCCCATGGGATGCCATTCCTCATCTTGGGGCAGTGATTGCTCGAGATGAGAGGGTGGGAATGTGTTGCTTTTCTCCGTGCATTGAACAAGTAGACAAGACCTTGGAAGTACTGGAAAAGTACGGATGGGGTGATGTAGAGATGGTGGAAATACAGGGACGGCAGTATGAATCACGTCGACAAATGGTTAGACGGTTGGATGATGCACTAGAGCGGTTGCGAGACGTAAAGAAACGCAAGCAGCAAGGTGTGGAAAGACGTAAGAGACTATGTGAACAATTGGTCTCTGGAGAAGAAATTGACGGCGACGTCAGGCCGTCCACATTGAAGACCGGTTACAATCCATTTGGAAAGGGTTCTAGGGTTAAAGAAGGCGATGGAAAGTTTGAGTGGAAGCAAGTAGCAAAGATCGAATCGGAGATCAAATCTCATACCTCGTATTTGACGTTTGCGTTTAAAATCGTTGACAAAACGAGGGACGAGAAACAGGCACATGAGGTTTTAGAGGAATTTAAAGACTTCAATCCAAACGTTAAAGCTACAAGTAAGAGACAGGAAAAAAGACAAGTGCAGCAATCAGTTTCTCCTGAGATATCCAGTACTAAGCTTGTAAAAACCTCTCAGAAATAG
- the PLN1 gene encoding Pln1p (similar to Ashbya gossypii AEL108W), which produces MNHKGQTVKVLVEKPSMSSIAAHSATLSHLRAYSHVLQASRVLSQTASLLGGMFVTFFSLLSLVKGYVVDSPSSPALFKVAYGYLAEGAKKVDATVNQLLLSDGIDAFILQYVLHNGSLGMWTAYFALDYTANVSNYLIRGLVLKPLQLVRDGDETSSAAAGRFAAVGATRGANGSGGAANGDYAAGGYSTPSSQADSVKLSSVGSELPHVRELSNTTTALRRDISDKYIAPTKTMIESYLEPTKTKIEAQYIHPINERVESTKNLINNKYDEFVKPTYEAAYETVSKAYEGRLNSFESVPRAIVSTGVDLGSRTFEKIKSVTLHNEGSVSTAELTAVADEVIVNGVNENEEIAAA; this is translated from the coding sequence ATGAATCACAAGGGCCAGACAGTGAAGGTTCTGGTTGAGAAACCATCCATGTCCAGTATCGCAGCACATTCGGCTACGCTCTCGCACCTAAGAGCGTACAGCCATGTTCTACAGGCGTCCAGGGTGCTATCGCAGACGGCGTCGTTATTGGGAGGGATGTTTGTTACCTTTTTTTCGCTGCTCAGCTTGGTGAAAGGGTACGTTGTGGACTCCCCGTCCTCGCCTGCGTTGTTTAAGGTGGCCTACGGGTATCTGGCGGAAGGGGCGAAGAAGGTGGACGCCACGGTGAACCAGCTGTTGTTGAGCGACGGGATCGACGCGTTTATTCTGCAATACGTGCTCCACAACGGATCTCTTGGTATGTGGACCGCGTACTTTGCGCTGGACTACACTGCTAACGTTTCTAACTACTTGATCAGGGGATTGGTGTTGAAGCCTCTGCAGCTTGTGCGCGACGGCGACGAGACGTCGTCTGCGGCCGCCGGGCGCTTTGCTGCCGTTGGCGCCACTCGCGGCGCCAACGGCAGCGGTGGCGCCGCCAATGGAGACTACGCCGCGGGTGGCTACTCCACCCCCAGCTCCCAGGCTGACTCCGTGAAACTCAGCTCCGTCGGCTCCGAGCTGCCCCACGTCCGCGAACTGTCCAATACCACCACTGCTCTGCGCAGGGATATCTCCGACAAATACATCGCTCCTACCAAGACCATGATCGAGTCCTACCTGGAGCCCACCAAGACCAAGATAGAGGCGCAGTACATCCACCCCATCAACGAGCGCGTGGAGTCCACGAAAAACTTGATCAACAACAAGTACGACGAGTTCGTGAAACCCACCTACGAGGCTGCCTACGAGACTGTCTCCAAGGCCTACGAGGGCAGGCTAAATTCCTTTGAGAGCGTGCCTCGTGCTATTGTTTCTACCGGGGTTGATCTGGGTTCCAGGACTTTCGAAAAAATAAAGTCTGTTACTCTGCACAACGAGGGTTCTGTGTCTACGGCCGAACTGACTGCTGTGGCCGATGAGGTGATTGTGAATGGCGTCAATGAGAACGAGGAGATTGCTGCGGCCTGA